A portion of the Achromobacter sp. MFA1 R4 genome contains these proteins:
- a CDS encoding fumarylacetoacetate hydrolase family protein, translated as MRLVTFRAHPTAAARLGALVDGYVVDLFLLGQEGGVNLPDDMLDFIDLGPVAVAQATRLLDTFRGNWPVGTALPQDNVKLLAPIPRPRKNIFGIGLNYVEHVAESSRTLDTSADLPKQPVIFSKPPTTVIGPGDAIEHNARITQQLDWEVELAVIIGRRASRVAEADALSHVFGYSVMLDMSARDCRRAGQWIYSKGQDTYAPFGPCIVTADEIPDPQVLDLWLTVNGEKKQGSNTRHMLFKVPFLISDISAGITLEPGDIIATGTPEGVGAGRKPQEFLWPGDVVVACVEGIGTLRHPVVAV; from the coding sequence ATGCGCCTGGTGACCTTTCGCGCTCATCCCACCGCCGCCGCCCGCCTGGGCGCGCTGGTCGACGGCTATGTGGTCGATCTTTTCCTGCTGGGGCAGGAGGGTGGAGTGAACCTGCCCGACGACATGCTGGACTTCATCGACCTGGGGCCGGTCGCGGTCGCGCAGGCGACGCGGCTGCTCGATACGTTCCGCGGCAACTGGCCGGTGGGCACGGCCTTGCCGCAGGACAACGTGAAGCTGCTGGCGCCCATCCCGCGCCCGCGCAAGAACATCTTCGGCATCGGCCTGAATTATGTCGAGCACGTCGCGGAATCCAGCCGCACGCTGGACACGTCGGCCGACCTGCCCAAGCAGCCGGTGATCTTTTCCAAGCCGCCCACGACGGTGATCGGGCCGGGCGACGCCATCGAGCACAACGCCAGGATCACGCAGCAGCTGGACTGGGAAGTGGAACTGGCGGTGATCATCGGGCGTCGCGCCTCGCGCGTGGCCGAGGCCGATGCGTTGTCCCATGTGTTCGGCTACAGCGTGATGCTGGACATGAGCGCGCGCGACTGCCGGCGCGCCGGCCAGTGGATCTATTCCAAGGGCCAGGACACCTACGCGCCGTTCGGCCCCTGCATCGTGACGGCCGACGAAATCCCGGACCCGCAGGTGCTGGACCTGTGGCTCACGGTCAACGGCGAGAAGAAGCAGGGCTCCAATACCCGCCACATGCTGTTCAAGGTGCCGTTCCTGATCTCCGACATCAGCGCGGGCATCACGCTGGAACCGGGCGACATCATCGCCACCGGCACGCCGGAGGGCGTGGGCGCGGGGCGCAAGCCGCAGGAATTCCTGTGGCCAGGCGACGTGGTCGTCGCCTGCGTGGAAGGGATCGGCACGCTGCGCCATCCGGTGGTGGCCGTCTAG
- a CDS encoding GntR family transcriptional regulator, protein MKPRIKAPRADAAAAAQGDAQVEDITLSEQIYRQLRRDIMRGAFAPGQSLRLELLRQRYGGSFSPIREALNRLRSERMVLTTTSRGFRIAPLSVEEMRDACETRILIDCDALRRSLANADDAWEARLVGAFHALALAARRADDAPVLDQEREDALEARHQDFHQALIGACRSPWLLDLSAQLYAQTERYRRPARAQAMAYGSERDVDDEHRALLDAAVLRDADRAVALLAAHYRKTAQVIERILTLPAGQQAA, encoded by the coding sequence GTGAAGCCTCGAATCAAGGCGCCGCGCGCGGACGCGGCCGCGGCCGCGCAGGGCGACGCGCAGGTCGAAGACATCACACTGTCCGAACAGATCTACCGGCAACTGCGCCGCGACATCATGCGCGGCGCGTTCGCGCCGGGCCAGTCGCTGCGGCTGGAGCTGCTGCGCCAGCGCTATGGCGGCAGCTTTTCGCCCATCCGCGAGGCGCTGAACCGGCTGCGCAGCGAACGCATGGTGCTGACCACCACGTCGCGCGGCTTCCGGATCGCGCCGTTGTCCGTGGAGGAAATGCGCGATGCCTGCGAAACCCGCATCCTGATCGACTGCGACGCGTTGCGGCGTTCGCTGGCCAACGCCGACGACGCCTGGGAGGCGCGGCTGGTGGGCGCGTTCCACGCGCTGGCGCTGGCCGCGCGGCGCGCGGACGACGCGCCCGTCCTGGACCAGGAGCGCGAGGACGCGCTGGAGGCCCGCCACCAGGACTTCCACCAGGCGCTGATCGGCGCCTGCCGGTCGCCCTGGCTGCTGGACCTGTCCGCCCAGCTTTACGCGCAGACCGAACGCTACCGCCGGCCCGCGCGCGCCCAGGCCATGGCCTACGGGTCGGAACGCGACGTCGATGACGAACACCGCGCGCTGCTGGATGCCGCGGTCTTGCGCGATGCCGACCGCGCGGTGGCGCTGTTGGCCGCGCACTACCGCAAGACGGCGCAGGTCATCGAGCGCATCCTGACCCTGCCCGCGGGTCAGCAAGCGGCCTAG
- a CDS encoding LysR family transcriptional regulator, whose translation MADLKLLEDLIALAQTGSFVRAAELRHVTHPAFGRRIRALEAWAGTALVERQRLPVTLSPEGETLLKTATQVIEQMGLVRHRIRSSGAGGEAVLRIATGRSLARTLVADWIARLRHRAPKVLTDGTQVELSTGKAQDLVIRLEQGKVDLLCCYEHPALSVPLSPSRYRYMTLATDKLVPVSQMDTRGRPRYLLHEGGAPVPLITYTGGLAMERIVGDRLEATPYALTPFVRSDSLDAAHGAVAKGVGVAWLPWSMVAADCRRGALAALGGRSDEIAFEVRLYRPRARLTDLAEAAWEATANRKA comes from the coding sequence ATGGCAGACCTCAAACTCCTGGAAGACCTGATCGCGCTGGCGCAGACCGGCAGCTTCGTGCGCGCGGCCGAATTGCGCCACGTGACGCATCCCGCCTTCGGCCGCCGCATCCGCGCGCTGGAAGCGTGGGCCGGCACGGCGCTGGTGGAGCGCCAGCGCCTGCCGGTGACGCTGTCGCCGGAAGGCGAGACGCTGCTCAAGACCGCGACGCAGGTGATCGAGCAGATGGGGCTGGTCCGCCACCGCATCCGCAGCTCGGGCGCGGGCGGCGAGGCCGTGCTGCGCATCGCCACGGGGCGCAGCCTGGCGCGCACGCTGGTGGCCGACTGGATCGCGCGGCTGCGGCACCGCGCGCCCAAGGTGCTGACCGACGGCACGCAGGTGGAACTGTCCACCGGCAAGGCGCAGGACCTCGTGATCCGGCTGGAACAGGGCAAGGTGGACCTGCTGTGCTGCTACGAGCATCCGGCGTTGTCCGTGCCCCTCAGCCCGTCGCGCTATCGCTACATGACGCTGGCGACGGACAAGCTGGTGCCGGTCAGCCAGATGGACACGCGCGGACGGCCGCGTTATCTGCTGCATGAGGGCGGCGCGCCCGTGCCGCTCATTACCTACACGGGCGGCCTGGCGATGGAGCGCATCGTGGGCGACAGGCTGGAGGCCACGCCTTACGCCCTGACGCCCTTCGTGCGCAGCGATTCGCTGGACGCCGCGCATGGCGCGGTCGCCAAGGGCGTGGGCGTGGCCTGGCTGCCCTGGTCCATGGTCGCGGCTGACTGCCGGCGCGGCGCGCTGGCCGCGCTGGGCGGGCGCAGCGATGAGATCGCCTTCGAGGTCCGCCTGTATCGCCCGCGCGCCCGGCTGACGGACCTGGCCGAAGCCGCCTGGGAAGCGACCGCCAACCGCAAAGCCTGA
- a CDS encoding tripartite tricarboxylate transporter substrate binding protein: MKSILHPLRAALVSLCAASALAAAPASAADYPARSISLVVGYPAGGSLDLTARLLGEELGKRLGQTVVVENVGGAGGTIGAQRVARAAPDGYTIFLGSTNEMVIARMINTAVKYDSAKDFTALGIVASQPMLLAASKNSGVKTAAEYLEKLKGAAPGTFNYGSSGVGTTLHLAGEMINEATGTRAEHVPYRGVSPLVTDLMSGQLDFGMLVLSSGLPQVRSGNIVALGLTENKRSPAAPEIAPLAATKGFESVDINLWFALYGPAGLPEPVVAKLRAALDESLKSEQFRSKLQDAGGEVAKPGIDPVTFQAEETKKYGALVKAAKIEAQ, from the coding sequence ATGAAATCCATTTTGCATCCGCTGCGCGCGGCGCTGGTCTCGCTTTGTGCGGCGTCGGCCTTGGCCGCCGCACCCGCCAGCGCGGCCGATTACCCGGCCCGCAGCATTTCGCTGGTCGTCGGCTACCCCGCAGGCGGCAGCCTGGACCTGACCGCGCGCCTCTTGGGCGAAGAACTGGGCAAGCGCCTGGGCCAGACGGTCGTGGTCGAGAACGTCGGCGGCGCCGGCGGCACGATCGGCGCGCAGCGCGTGGCGCGCGCCGCGCCGGACGGCTACACCATCTTCCTGGGCTCCACCAACGAGATGGTGATCGCCCGCATGATCAACACCGCCGTGAAGTACGACAGCGCCAAGGATTTCACGGCGCTGGGCATCGTGGCGTCGCAGCCGATGCTGCTGGCGGCCAGCAAGAACTCGGGCGTGAAGACCGCCGCCGAGTATCTCGAAAAGCTCAAGGGCGCGGCGCCGGGCACGTTCAACTACGGGTCGTCGGGCGTGGGCACGACCTTGCACCTGGCCGGCGAAATGATCAATGAGGCGACGGGCACGCGCGCCGAGCACGTGCCTTACCGCGGCGTGTCGCCGCTGGTGACCGACCTGATGAGCGGTCAGCTCGATTTCGGCATGCTGGTGCTGTCCTCGGGTCTGCCGCAAGTGCGCAGCGGCAACATCGTTGCGCTGGGCCTGACCGAGAACAAGCGTTCGCCCGCCGCACCCGAGATCGCGCCGCTGGCCGCAACAAAGGGCTTCGAGTCGGTCGACATCAACCTGTGGTTTGCGCTGTATGGCCCCGCGGGCCTGCCCGAGCCGGTCGTGGCCAAGCTGCGCGCCGCGCTGGATGAATCCCTGAAGTCCGAGCAGTTCCGCTCCAAGCTGCAGGACGCCGGCGGTGAAGTGGCCAAGCCGGGCATCGATCCGGTGACCTTCCAGGCCGAAGAAACCAAGAAGTACGGCGCGCTGGTCAAGGCCGCCAAGATCGAGGCGCAGTAA
- a CDS encoding succinylglutamate desuccinylase/aspartoacylase family protein: MEFKLPVPDLAAERAGNTDTPGVWHFDSGVPGRALMVSALVHGNELCGAWALKDLLASGLRPRRGSLTLAFCNLDAFDRFDHANHDASRFVQEDMNRVWSAERLDNPTTPDRQRGAALRPWVRRADWLLDLHSMHEPGAPLLLTGVLPRNIALARRLKAPQHVIVDAGHKDGVRMRDFEQFGDPARDDACALLIECGFHGDLSSRDVARDMVARMLVASGVADASDLPEGWLLADPASQRVLEVTDAVVAPSMNVRFAGPWSGLETFEKAGTTIGWADDQPVVTPYDHCTLIMPSLRQLKPGVTVVRLARDYAG, encoded by the coding sequence ATGGAATTCAAGCTTCCCGTTCCCGACCTCGCCGCCGAGCGCGCCGGCAATACCGATACGCCCGGCGTGTGGCATTTCGATTCGGGCGTGCCGGGACGGGCGCTCATGGTGTCGGCGCTGGTGCACGGCAACGAGCTGTGCGGCGCGTGGGCGTTGAAGGATCTGCTGGCCTCGGGCCTGCGCCCGCGGCGCGGCAGCCTGACGCTGGCGTTCTGCAACCTGGATGCGTTCGACCGCTTCGACCACGCAAACCACGATGCGTCGCGCTTCGTGCAGGAAGACATGAACCGTGTCTGGAGCGCCGAGCGCCTGGACAACCCCACGACGCCGGACCGCCAGCGCGGCGCCGCACTGCGCCCCTGGGTGCGGCGCGCCGACTGGCTGCTGGACCTGCATTCCATGCACGAACCCGGCGCGCCGCTGCTGCTGACGGGCGTGCTGCCGCGCAATATCGCGCTGGCCCGCCGCCTGAAGGCGCCGCAGCACGTGATCGTCGACGCCGGCCACAAGGACGGCGTGCGCATGCGCGACTTCGAGCAGTTCGGCGATCCGGCGCGCGACGACGCCTGCGCGCTGCTGATCGAATGCGGGTTCCATGGCGATCTGTCGTCGCGGGACGTCGCGCGCGACATGGTGGCGCGGATGCTGGTGGCGTCGGGCGTGGCCGATGCGTCGGACCTGCCCGAAGGCTGGCTGCTGGCCGACCCGGCGAGCCAGCGTGTCCTGGAAGTGACGGACGCTGTGGTGGCGCCCTCGATGAACGTGCGCTTTGCCGGCCCGTGGTCGGGACTGGAAACGTTTGAAAAGGCCGGGACGACCATCGGCTGGGCCGACGATCAGCCGGTGGTCACGCCCTACGACCATTGCACGCTGATCATGCCGTCGCTGCGCCAGCTCAAGCCGGGTGTGACGGTGGTCAGGCTGGCCCGCGATTACGCGGGCTGA
- a CDS encoding lipocalin family protein translates to MRRTATFLLALAASVAGIAHAAPPPMQTVESVDLKRYVGMWYEIANFPMFFQRNCVGDTTAEYTANPDGTIGVNNRCRTKDGDIDSASGTATVVEGSNNAKLEVSFFKPFKGDYWVIGLDPDYRWAVVGTPDRKYLWILSRSPQLPKEELDKALAAATAQGYQLDELRYTPQK, encoded by the coding sequence ATGCGCCGCACCGCAACATTCCTGCTGGCCCTGGCGGCCAGTGTGGCGGGCATCGCCCATGCCGCGCCGCCGCCCATGCAGACCGTGGAATCCGTGGATCTGAAACGCTACGTCGGGATGTGGTACGAAATCGCCAACTTCCCCATGTTCTTCCAGCGCAACTGCGTGGGAGACACGACGGCCGAGTACACCGCCAACCCCGACGGCACGATCGGCGTGAACAACCGCTGCCGCACCAAGGACGGGGATATCGATTCGGCCTCGGGCACCGCCACGGTGGTCGAAGGCAGCAACAACGCCAAGCTCGAAGTCTCGTTCTTCAAGCCGTTCAAGGGCGATTACTGGGTGATCGGCCTGGACCCGGACTACCGCTGGGCGGTCGTCGGCACGCCCGACCGCAAGTACCTGTGGATCCTGTCGCGCTCGCCGCAACTGCCCAAGGAAGAACTGGACAAGGCGCTGGCCGCCGCCACGGCGCAGGGCTACCAGCTCGACGAGCTGCGCTACACGCCGCAGAAGTAA